One Anolis carolinensis isolate JA03-04 chromosome 5, rAnoCar3.1.pri, whole genome shotgun sequence DNA segment encodes these proteins:
- the mb gene encoding myoglobin isoform X1 yields MELSDQEWQKVIDIWGKVEPEIPAYGQVVILRLFEQHPETQEKFDKFKNLKSLDEMKNSEDLKKHGTIVLTALGKILKQKRQHEAELAPLAQSHATKHKIPVKYLEFISEVIVGVIAEKRSADFGAESQAAMRKALELFRNDMDRKYKELGFQGE; encoded by the exons ATGGAGCTCAGTGATCAGGAATGGCAAAAGGTCATAGATATTTGGGGGAAAGTAGAACCAGAAATCCCTGCTTATGGGCAGGTGGTCATCctcag GTTGTTTGAGCAACATCCTGAGACCCAAGAGAAGTTTGACAAATTCAAAAACCTGAAGTCACTGGATGAGATGAAGAACTCAGAAGATCTCAAGAAGCATGGAACAATTGTCCTCACAGCTCTGGGCAAGATCCTGAAGCAGAAAAGGCAGCACGAGGCAGAACTCGCACCGCTGGCCCAGAGCCATGCCACCAAGCATAAAATTCCAGTCAAATACCTGGAG TTCATTTCTGAAGTAATTGTTGGTGTCATTGCTGAGAAACGTTCTGCAGACTTTGGGGCTGAGTCCCAAGCAGCAATGAGGAAGGCCTTGGAACTCTTCAGGAATGACATGGACAGAAAATACAAGGAGCTTGGCTTCCAGGGCGAGTGA
- the LOC100559860 gene encoding apolipoprotein L3 isoform X2, which translates to MTSKEYQIYEEDLRYDDTSENSEELLDEINAEQWRSLMDKDGDYYMEMTENESDLEREESGIWDEMDSNYLACFLKEFPVQKQEIEKSIQCLREMADGIDKTHKDCTIASIAANSTSASSGILSILGLTLAPITAGGSLILTATGIGLGALATVTGLSTTAYESVNNSKERKRAEELMAKCHKTLQNVMHPHGTDFSSECLLNNGAVGENIKHLVSNVASQVPKMYRAAKEIRTNVKALKIARANPALKALAKRAAAAGSTSKRTIRGLKHVQKTFAGTSLAMSKGARMLGTASAGVFLLFDAYSIAQDAKHLTEGAKAETASEIREKAKELEEDLYNLNTFYEELKRIVE; encoded by the exons ATGACTTCTAAAGAATACCAAATCTATGAAG AAGACTTGAGGTATGATGACACCTCAGAAAATTCAGAGGAACTGCTGGATGAAATCAATGCTGAACAGTGGAGAAGTCTTATGGACAAAGATGGAGATTATTACATGGAAATGACAGAGAATGAGAGTGATCTTGAGAG AGAAGAAAGTGGGATTTGGGATGAAATGGACAGCAACTATTTGGCCTGCTTCCTGAAAGAATTTCCTGTCCAGAAACAAGAGATTGAGAAGTCCATCCAATGCCTTCGGGAAATGGCAGACGGCATTGACAAGACCCACAAGGACTGCACCATCGCCAGCATTGCTGCCAACTCTACAAGTGCCTCTTCTGGCATTTTGAGCATCTTGGGACTGACCTTGGCTCCCATCACAGCTGGCGGGAGCTTAATCCTGACCGCCACTGGGATTGGCTTAGGGGCCCTGGCAACAGTTACTGGCCTGTCCACTACTGCTTATGAAAGTGTTAATaattcaaaggaaagaaaaagagcagAAGAACTAATGGCCAAATGCCACAAAACCCTACAAAATGTCATGCATCCCCATGGAACTGATTTCAGCTCTGAGTGCCTACTGAATAACGGAGCTGTTGGGGAAAACATCAAGCATCTTGTTTCCAATGTTGCCAGTCAAGTTCCCAAAATGTACAGGGCTGCAAAGGAAATCCGAACAAACGTCAAGGCCCTGAAGATTGCTCGAGCCAATCCTGCCTTGAAGGCTTTGGCCAAGCGTGCAGCAGCTGCAGGAAGCACCTCCAAGCGGACCATCAGGGGGCTCAAACATGTGCAAAAGACATTTGCAGGAACCTCTCTTGCAATGAGCAAAGGGGCCAGAATGCTGGGAACTGCCTCGGCCGGGGTGTTCCTCCTATTTGATGCCTACAGCATTGCCCAAGATGCCAAGCATCTAACGGAAGGAGCCAAGGCAGAAACAGCATCAGAGATCAGAGAAAAGGCTAAAGAACTAGAAGAGGATTTGTATAATCTCAACACATTCTATGAGGAACTGAAAAGAATAGTTGAGTAA
- the LOC100559860 gene encoding apolipoprotein L3 isoform X3, which translates to MTSKEYQIYEDLRYDDTSENSEELLDEINAEQWRSLMDKDGDYYMEMTENESDLERREESGIWDEMDSNYLACFLKEFPVQKQEIEKSIQCLREMADGIDKTHKDCTIASIAANSTSASSGILSILGLTLAPITAGGSLILTATGIGLGALATVTGLSTTAYESVNNSKERKRAEELMAKCHKTLQNVMHPHGTDFSSECLLNNGAVGENIKHLVSNVASQVPKMYRAAKEIRTNVKALKIARANPALKALAKRAAAAGSTSKRTIRGLKHVQKTFAGTSLAMSKGARMLGTASAGVFLLFDAYSIAQDAKHLTEGAKAETASEIREKAKELEEDLYNLNTFYEELKRIVE; encoded by the exons ATGACTTCTAAAGAATACCAAATCTATGAAG ACTTGAGGTATGATGACACCTCAGAAAATTCAGAGGAACTGCTGGATGAAATCAATGCTGAACAGTGGAGAAGTCTTATGGACAAAGATGGAGATTATTACATGGAAATGACAGAGAATGAGAGTGATCTTGAGAG AAGAGAAGAAAGTGGGATTTGGGATGAAATGGACAGCAACTATTTGGCCTGCTTCCTGAAAGAATTTCCTGTCCAGAAACAAGAGATTGAGAAGTCCATCCAATGCCTTCGGGAAATGGCAGACGGCATTGACAAGACCCACAAGGACTGCACCATCGCCAGCATTGCTGCCAACTCTACAAGTGCCTCTTCTGGCATTTTGAGCATCTTGGGACTGACCTTGGCTCCCATCACAGCTGGCGGGAGCTTAATCCTGACCGCCACTGGGATTGGCTTAGGGGCCCTGGCAACAGTTACTGGCCTGTCCACTACTGCTTATGAAAGTGTTAATaattcaaaggaaagaaaaagagcagAAGAACTAATGGCCAAATGCCACAAAACCCTACAAAATGTCATGCATCCCCATGGAACTGATTTCAGCTCTGAGTGCCTACTGAATAACGGAGCTGTTGGGGAAAACATCAAGCATCTTGTTTCCAATGTTGCCAGTCAAGTTCCCAAAATGTACAGGGCTGCAAAGGAAATCCGAACAAACGTCAAGGCCCTGAAGATTGCTCGAGCCAATCCTGCCTTGAAGGCTTTGGCCAAGCGTGCAGCAGCTGCAGGAAGCACCTCCAAGCGGACCATCAGGGGGCTCAAACATGTGCAAAAGACATTTGCAGGAACCTCTCTTGCAATGAGCAAAGGGGCCAGAATGCTGGGAACTGCCTCGGCCGGGGTGTTCCTCCTATTTGATGCCTACAGCATTGCCCAAGATGCCAAGCATCTAACGGAAGGAGCCAAGGCAGAAACAGCATCAGAGATCAGAGAAAAGGCTAAAGAACTAGAAGAGGATTTGTATAATCTCAACACATTCTATGAGGAACTGAAAAGAATAGTTGAGTAA
- the LOC100559860 gene encoding apolipoprotein L3 isoform X1 — protein sequence MTSKEYQIYEEDLRYDDTSENSEELLDEINAEQWRSLMDKDGDYYMEMTENESDLERREESGIWDEMDSNYLACFLKEFPVQKQEIEKSIQCLREMADGIDKTHKDCTIASIAANSTSASSGILSILGLTLAPITAGGSLILTATGIGLGALATVTGLSTTAYESVNNSKERKRAEELMAKCHKTLQNVMHPHGTDFSSECLLNNGAVGENIKHLVSNVASQVPKMYRAAKEIRTNVKALKIARANPALKALAKRAAAAGSTSKRTIRGLKHVQKTFAGTSLAMSKGARMLGTASAGVFLLFDAYSIAQDAKHLTEGAKAETASEIREKAKELEEDLYNLNTFYEELKRIVE from the exons ATGACTTCTAAAGAATACCAAATCTATGAAG AAGACTTGAGGTATGATGACACCTCAGAAAATTCAGAGGAACTGCTGGATGAAATCAATGCTGAACAGTGGAGAAGTCTTATGGACAAAGATGGAGATTATTACATGGAAATGACAGAGAATGAGAGTGATCTTGAGAG AAGAGAAGAAAGTGGGATTTGGGATGAAATGGACAGCAACTATTTGGCCTGCTTCCTGAAAGAATTTCCTGTCCAGAAACAAGAGATTGAGAAGTCCATCCAATGCCTTCGGGAAATGGCAGACGGCATTGACAAGACCCACAAGGACTGCACCATCGCCAGCATTGCTGCCAACTCTACAAGTGCCTCTTCTGGCATTTTGAGCATCTTGGGACTGACCTTGGCTCCCATCACAGCTGGCGGGAGCTTAATCCTGACCGCCACTGGGATTGGCTTAGGGGCCCTGGCAACAGTTACTGGCCTGTCCACTACTGCTTATGAAAGTGTTAATaattcaaaggaaagaaaaagagcagAAGAACTAATGGCCAAATGCCACAAAACCCTACAAAATGTCATGCATCCCCATGGAACTGATTTCAGCTCTGAGTGCCTACTGAATAACGGAGCTGTTGGGGAAAACATCAAGCATCTTGTTTCCAATGTTGCCAGTCAAGTTCCCAAAATGTACAGGGCTGCAAAGGAAATCCGAACAAACGTCAAGGCCCTGAAGATTGCTCGAGCCAATCCTGCCTTGAAGGCTTTGGCCAAGCGTGCAGCAGCTGCAGGAAGCACCTCCAAGCGGACCATCAGGGGGCTCAAACATGTGCAAAAGACATTTGCAGGAACCTCTCTTGCAATGAGCAAAGGGGCCAGAATGCTGGGAACTGCCTCGGCCGGGGTGTTCCTCCTATTTGATGCCTACAGCATTGCCCAAGATGCCAAGCATCTAACGGAAGGAGCCAAGGCAGAAACAGCATCAGAGATCAGAGAAAAGGCTAAAGAACTAGAAGAGGATTTGTATAATCTCAACACATTCTATGAGGAACTGAAAAGAATAGTTGAGTAA
- the mb gene encoding myoglobin isoform X2 yields the protein MTSYQRRLFEQHPETQEKFDKFKNLKSLDEMKNSEDLKKHGTIVLTALGKILKQKRQHEAELAPLAQSHATKHKIPVKYLEFISEVIVGVIAEKRSADFGAESQAAMRKALELFRNDMDRKYKELGFQGE from the exons ATGACCAGCTATCAAAGAAG GTTGTTTGAGCAACATCCTGAGACCCAAGAGAAGTTTGACAAATTCAAAAACCTGAAGTCACTGGATGAGATGAAGAACTCAGAAGATCTCAAGAAGCATGGAACAATTGTCCTCACAGCTCTGGGCAAGATCCTGAAGCAGAAAAGGCAGCACGAGGCAGAACTCGCACCGCTGGCCCAGAGCCATGCCACCAAGCATAAAATTCCAGTCAAATACCTGGAG TTCATTTCTGAAGTAATTGTTGGTGTCATTGCTGAGAAACGTTCTGCAGACTTTGGGGCTGAGTCCCAAGCAGCAATGAGGAAGGCCTTGGAACTCTTCAGGAATGACATGGACAGAAAATACAAGGAGCTTGGCTTCCAGGGCGAGTGA